From one Lycium barbarum isolate Lr01 chromosome 6, ASM1917538v2, whole genome shotgun sequence genomic stretch:
- the LOC132600786 gene encoding acyltransferase Pun1-like, with protein sequence MAGYSRLLSTISKKIVKPFTPTPPTQRIHKLSLLDQCMGNFYMPLVLFYPKHQLEQGPKQLSKLLENSFSKAMTYHHPWAGSLRDNATILCDDTGAEFFEVEVNCPMAQVVHRPDLTFPPGLSWRNVPPADAGGRLSVAQFSHFDCGGIAISVCLSHKVGDARSAFFFLKDWAALTRQYPNGKLVCPSYYVQDSLMPSRPDGPLDFPVVVEPNTQESVEFEKRFFLSESKIRALKALVASDPSSVVQNPTTTEVASALVYKCAATAGANLSNGNDSSSQLVLVSDLRKTIPPPIPSTSTIGNILTAFNTPIYNLGDLRLPKLVADIRRSKHELSTRDNFKENTWVLEMLEYANRINTGTEDDQSYRQKSSSHDVYRCSSICNMPFQDLDFGWGRPSRASMASAPFSNMFYLMNTHDQSRGIEVFVNLNQQQMSIFEQDKDFLQFATPVDDVHEDEEKYCREAF encoded by the coding sequence ATGGCTGGTTATTCAAGATTGCTGTCAACAATCTCCAAGAAAATTGTGAAACCTTTTACTCCCACTCCACCAACTCAAAGAATTCACAAACTTTCACTTCTTGATCAATGCATGGGCAATTTTTACATGCCTCTTGTCTTATTTTACCCAAAACACCAACTAGAACAAGGACCTAAACAACTCTCTAAACTTCTTGAAAACTCATTCTCAAAAGCAATGACTTATCACCATCCATGGGCGGGAAGTTTAAGAGATAATGCCACCATCCTTTGTGATGACACTGGGGCTGAGTTCTTTGAAGTTGAAGTTAATTGTCCTATGGCTCAAGTCGTTCATCGCCCAGACTTAACATTTCCTCCAGGACTATCCTGGAGGAATGTTCCTCCAGCAGATGCTGGTGGCCGGTTGAGCGTAGCTCAATTCAGCCATTTTGACTGCGGAGGAATAGCAATCAGTGTGTGTCTGTCACATAAGGTGGGTGACGCGCGCAGTGCCTTCTTTTTCTTGAAGGATTGGGCTGCATTAACTCGACAATATCCAAACGGGAAATTAGTATGTCCTTCATATTATGTCCAGGATTCATTAATGCCATCACGACCCGATGGTCCTTTGGACTTCCCAGTTGTGGTTGAGCCAAATACGCAAGAAAGTGTCGAATTTGAAAAGAGGTTTTTCTTATCTGAATCCAAGATAAGAGCCCTCAAAGCACTGGTCGCATCTGATCCATCATCAGTAGTGCAAAATCCAACAACGACCGAGGTTGCCAGTGCACTTGTTTACAAATGTGCAGCAACTGCTGGGGCAAACTTATCAAATGGTAATGATTCTTCGTCTCAGTTAGTCCTGGTATCGGATTTACGAAAAACAATTCCACCTCCAATACCATCAACCTCCACAATTGGGAATATTCTCACCGCCTTTAACACACCAATATACAACCTAGGTGACCTTAGGTTGCCAAAATTAGTAGCCGATATAAGAAGGTCCAAACACGAGCTCTCCACCAGAGATAATTTCAAAGAAAACACGTGGGTCTTAGAGATGCTGGAATACGCAAATAGAATTAATACAGGGACAGAGGATGATCAGTCGTACCGCCAGAAGAGTTCAAGTCACGATGTGTACCGATGTAGTAGCATATGTAACATGCCATTTCAAGATTTGGATTTTGGATGGGGGAGGCCTAGTAGAGCAAGCATGGCAAGTGCACCATTTAGCAATATGTTTTACTTGATGAATACACATGATCAAAGTAGAGGAATTGAAGTGTTTGTCAACTTGAACCAACAACAAATGTCCATTTTTGAACAAGACAAGGACTTTCTCCAATTTGCTACTCCTGTTGATGATGTTCATGAGGACGAAGAGAAATACTGCAGGGAAGCTTTCTAA
- the LOC132643803 gene encoding receptor-like protein 9DC3, producing MKAETTIRYKKIQTADQINLQKKEDSWCKDYKNQDKRFKFYVVIHSKVNDIFQTWPEVIDSIKDIEKSLFKGSNDFTEALDYAKGILGPNYYISAALRQNLDKIPQYNIQKDTDKVIFCDHCSSMTKAFKRLNQKNETLIQEKARLMEQVRMLEHRLQAVKFELVQSQSFPSQDKMDETGHIEQPHRPTLKYLHLKFNFLQGELPSSIFASPYIKVEQFHGPISTRQKLCFLRLRIFDLSHNEFSGSLPAEVFQNFKAMIKDGTDKGDIRYMELDSTDAAYEDLVRLVIKGQETELERISTIMIAINLSSNHFEGVIPKAITDLGSLRLLNLSRNNLRGHIPLELGKFNMLEALDLPWNQLTRKISREFARMNFLAILNLSQNLLVGPIPQGPQFYTFENESYGGNLDLCGPPLSKQCGMSNLLEFEEENESYFLSGFTWESVVIGYSCGLVVGTVMWSLMFKARKPKWVVEFLEGAFPKKMRRP from the exons ATGAAAGCTGAAACTACAATAAGATATAAGAAAATCCAGACTGCAGATCAGATAAACttgcaaaagaaagaagatagttGGTGTAAAGACT ACAAAAATCAAGACAAAAggtttaaattttatgttgtaatacaCAGCAAAGTAAACGACATTTTTCAAACTTGGCCAGAAGTTATAGATTCAATTAAAGACATCGAGAAATCTTTGTTTAAAGGATCTAATGATTTTACTGAAGCTTTGGACTATGCAAAAGGAATACtgggtccaaattattatatttctgcAGCACTTAGACAAAATCTAGATAAAATTCCTCAATATAATATCCAAAAGGACACAGACAAAGTGATTTTTTGTGACCATTGTTCTTCCATGACTAAGGCATTCAAAAGACTAAACCAGAAAAATGAGACATTGATCCAAGAAAAAGCAAGACTCATGGAGCAAGTGAGAATGCTAGAACACAGACTTCAAGCAGTCAAATTTGAATTGGTTCAATCACAGAGTTTTCCATCTCAAGacaaaatggatgagacgg GACACATAGAACAACCTCATCGCCCTACTCTAAAGTATCTTCATCTTAAATTTAACTTCCTTCAGGGTGAGCTACCTTCTTCTATCT TTGCAAGTCCTTATATTAAAGTCGAACAATTCCATGGACCTATAAGTACTAGGCAGAAGCTTTGCTTTCTCAGGTTGCGGATTTTCGATCTGTCTCATAATGAGTTCAGTGGCTCGCTGCCTGCAGAAGTTTTTCAAAACTTCAAAGCAATGATAAAAGATGGCACAGACAAAGGTGACATCAGATATATGGAATTGGACTCAACTGATGCAGCGTATGAGGATTTAGTTAGGTTGGTGATCAAAGGCCAGGAAACTGAGCTAGAAAGAATCAGCACAATTATGATAGCTATAAATCTCTCTAGCAACCATTTTGAAGGTGTGATTCCAAAAGCAATAACAGATCTTGGCTCACTTCGGCTACTTAATTTATCCCGTAACAATCTCAGAGGTCATATTCCATTGGAATTGGGGAAATTTAATATGCTTGAAGCGTTAGATCTCCCTTGGAACCAGCTCACTAGAAAGATTTCACGGGAATTTGCAAGAATGAATTTTCTGGCAATCTTAAACCTCTCTCAGAATCTTCTTGTCGGACCAATTCCTCAAGGTCCACAATTCTACACATTTGAAAATGAATCATACGGTGGCAACCTTGATTTATGTGGTCCTCCTTTGTCAAAGCAATGTGGAATGAGCAATTTATTGGAGTTCGAAGAAGAAAATGAATCATATTTTTTAAGTGGATTTACATGGGAATCAGTAGTCATAGGCTACAGTTGTGGACTAGTTGTTGGAACTGTCATGTGGAGCCTTATGTTTAAAGCTCGTAAGCCAAAATGGGTTGTGGAATTTCTTGAAGGCGCTTTTCCCAAGAAAATGAGAAGGCCATAG